A window from Pyrococcus yayanosii CH1 encodes these proteins:
- a CDS encoding N-acetyltransferase yields MALDVEKDNEIAIAVYKKLGYSIEREHGVELEGKTYRFYRMVKSIIHNK; encoded by the coding sequence ATGGCACTCGACGTGGAAAAGGACAACGAGATAGCGATAGCGGTCTACAAAAAGCTCGGATACTCCATTGAGAGGGAGCACGGCGTTGAGCTCGAAGGGAAAACTTACAGGTTCTACAGGATGGTGAAGAGTATTATCCACAACAAATGA
- a CDS encoding DUF6775 family putative metallopeptidase has protein sequence MGMKVYIEDRIWDSFQFFDEIRSLFKFPVEFKPYMFKDPRFLAYIRVRSPDKREFYEPFPVEVDNERKGLIKGVIYDGVELLKHFCLDVDVSKPTVLITDRLIATFDEDGRYHLRMIVMGPAAIISLKGILYAPAKPPQYYIKLSFGFEDVIDIDVGKVLKMLLLQFYAYFKHEEVFCEDNKCMLHNCHTTEEIKRVKGLCERHGKMLEDCLTSSPP, from the coding sequence ATGGGCATGAAGGTTTACATCGAAGACCGCATCTGGGATTCGTTCCAATTTTTTGATGAGATAAGAAGCCTTTTCAAGTTCCCAGTAGAGTTTAAGCCCTACATGTTTAAAGACCCACGCTTTTTGGCCTACATAAGGGTCAGAAGCCCAGATAAGAGGGAGTTCTACGAGCCCTTTCCAGTAGAGGTTGACAACGAGAGGAAGGGTCTCATAAAGGGAGTCATCTACGACGGCGTTGAGCTGCTCAAGCACTTCTGCCTCGATGTTGACGTCTCCAAACCGACAGTTCTCATTACGGACAGACTTATTGCCACGTTTGACGAGGATGGAAGATACCACCTCAGAATGATTGTTATGGGGCCGGCGGCGATAATCTCACTCAAGGGTATACTCTACGCCCCTGCGAAGCCGCCTCAATATTATATAAAGCTCTCCTTTGGTTTTGAAGATGTCATTGACATCGATGTCGGCAAAGTTCTCAAGATGCTTCTCCTCCAGTTCTACGCGTATTTCAAGCATGAAGAAGTCTTCTGCGAAGACAATAAGTGCATGCTCCACAATTGCCACACGACGGAGGAGATAAAAAGGGTAAAGGGGCTCTGCGAGAGACATGGGAAGATGCTTGAAGACTGTCTGACTTCCTCCCCGCCCTGA
- a CDS encoding sulfide-dependent adenosine diphosphate thiazole synthase, whose product MTAKILAKVSEKDVTSAIVDTFYHMLKEYTESDVIVVGAGPSGLMAAKELAKVGKKVLVIERNNYLGGGFWIGGFLMNKITVRAPAQEILDELGVPYEKYREGLYVADGPHACSKLIAAACDAGVKFLNMTSFDDVVIRDRRVAGVVVNWTPVSALPRQITCVDPIALESKIVIDATGHDAVVAKKLEEKGLIKTRGHGSMWVEESEDAVINHTSEVYPGLIVTGMAVSTVFGLPRMGPTFGGMLLSGKRAAEVALEKLKELE is encoded by the coding sequence ATGACGGCAAAAATACTGGCAAAGGTTAGTGAAAAGGATGTGACCTCAGCAATAGTGGACACCTTCTACCATATGCTGAAGGAATACACGGAGTCGGACGTTATAGTTGTGGGCGCTGGACCAAGTGGTCTAATGGCGGCAAAAGAGCTTGCAAAGGTAGGCAAAAAGGTCTTGGTTATAGAGAGAAACAACTACCTTGGCGGTGGCTTCTGGATAGGTGGTTTCCTAATGAACAAGATTACTGTGAGAGCACCCGCCCAGGAAATACTCGACGAGCTCGGCGTCCCCTATGAGAAGTACAGGGAGGGTCTCTACGTTGCCGATGGTCCGCATGCATGCTCCAAACTCATCGCGGCTGCCTGTGATGCTGGGGTGAAGTTCCTCAACATGACGAGCTTCGATGATGTTGTTATAAGAGACAGGAGAGTCGCAGGTGTTGTAGTTAACTGGACCCCTGTCTCAGCTTTACCAAGACAGATAACATGTGTTGACCCAATAGCTCTCGAATCAAAGATAGTTATAGACGCCACCGGACACGATGCTGTTGTTGCTAAGAAGCTTGAGGAAAAAGGACTAATAAAGACCAGAGGACATGGTTCAATGTGGGTAGAGGAGAGCGAAGACGCCGTGATAAACCACACGAGCGAAGTCTATCCTGGGCTTATAGTCACGGGAATGGCCGTCTCCACGGTCTTCGGTCTCCCAAGGATGGGACCAACCTTCGGAGGGATGCTCCTCAGCGGGAAGAGAGCAGCGGAGGTTGCCCTGGAAAAGCTCAAGGAACTTGAGTGA
- a CDS encoding SHOCT domain-containing protein produces MGFGYFGILGAIFMLLFWIAIIVAVALLIKWIIEQGSSGTSRNRALEILDEKYARGEINDEEYERRKRKLLES; encoded by the coding sequence ATGGGATTTGGCTACTTTGGAATCCTAGGAGCGATATTCATGCTTCTCTTTTGGATCGCAATAATAGTTGCCGTGGCGTTGCTCATTAAGTGGATAATCGAACAGGGCTCGAGCGGCACATCAAGAAATCGAGCACTTGAGATACTCGACGAGAAGTATGCGAGGGGAGAAATAAACGACGAAGAATATGAGAGAAGAAAGAGAAAGCTCTTAGAGAGTTAA
- a CDS encoding class I SAM-dependent methyltransferase gives MILSVDDVRDFLKKLGFDEGSANELIKQIEYFEREAPRRDDIVRDYLSEECIETIVEEIVEEILKLNKESIRLLDVAAGSGFFTERIKRKLVERGVKADVYALDITPGMLKRLDEKGITPIWGVAEKIRESIEIANEHCGINAPREFDVVLSTLAFHHFLNPEEVLKSMKSVLTENGRVIIIDVLKHEHEEFKETLKDTHLGFSLEDIKEIGSKIFKN, from the coding sequence ATTATACTGAGCGTTGATGATGTCAGAGACTTCTTAAAAAAGCTTGGGTTCGATGAGGGCTCAGCTAATGAGCTTATAAAACAGATAGAGTACTTTGAAAGAGAAGCACCACGAAGAGATGACATCGTAAGAGACTACCTCAGTGAGGAGTGCATAGAGACGATAGTTGAGGAGATAGTCGAGGAAATCCTAAAGCTGAACAAGGAAAGCATCAGGCTCCTGGACGTCGCCGCCGGGTCTGGATTTTTCACAGAAAGGATTAAGAGAAAGCTTGTGGAGAGAGGAGTCAAAGCGGACGTGTATGCTCTGGACATAACCCCAGGCATGCTCAAGAGGCTTGATGAGAAGGGAATAACCCCAATCTGGGGAGTTGCCGAGAAAATCAGGGAATCCATCGAGATTGCCAATGAGCACTGCGGCATAAATGCTCCAAGAGAGTTTGACGTTGTTTTATCGACTTTAGCCTTCCATCACTTTTTAAATCCTGAGGAAGTCTTAAAGAGCATGAAAAGCGTTTTAACAGAAAATGGCAGGGTAATAATAATCGATGTCCTCAAACATGAGCATGAGGAGTTTAAAGAAACCTTAAAGGACACCCATCTTGGATTTTCACTGGAAGACATAAAAGAAATAGGCTCAAAGATCTTCAAAAATTAG
- a CDS encoding cystathionine gamma-synthase produces MRFSTKAIHVGENPREMQYGDVVSPIHLSTTFAKKSVREVEKGYVYSRTGNPTRDSLEKKLAALENAKYGLAFSSGLAAESTILLALLKKGDHVVAFDDLYGGTKRLFNQVMERFGIDFTYVDARDPENVRKAIKENTKMIWLETPTNPLLKLADIKAISEIAHERNIIVVVDNTFASPYFQNPLDLGADIVLHSVTKYLSGHSDVVGGAVMLNDDELYEKLKFHQNAVGAILSPFDSWLVMRGIKTLAVRMERHEKNAMRIAEYLEEHPLVEKVYYPGLPSHPQHELAKRQMRGFGGMLSFELKGGLKEAVKFVESLEIFALAESLGGVESLIELPALMTHASLPKEEREKVGIKDSLIRVSVGIEDVEDLIEDLERGFEAVRRLY; encoded by the coding sequence ATGAGGTTCTCAACTAAAGCTATTCACGTTGGCGAAAATCCAAGAGAAATGCAGTACGGAGATGTTGTCTCTCCGATTCACCTCTCGACAACTTTTGCAAAGAAGAGCGTGAGGGAAGTTGAGAAGGGCTACGTTTACTCAAGGACCGGCAATCCCACAAGGGACAGCCTTGAGAAAAAGCTGGCGGCACTTGAAAACGCCAAGTATGGGTTAGCATTTTCCTCGGGGTTGGCGGCTGAGTCAACAATACTCTTGGCTCTGCTCAAAAAAGGAGACCACGTGGTTGCTTTTGACGATCTCTATGGCGGAACCAAGAGGCTGTTCAATCAAGTTATGGAGCGCTTTGGGATTGATTTCACCTACGTGGACGCAAGAGATCCTGAGAACGTTAGAAAGGCGATAAAAGAGAACACAAAGATGATCTGGCTCGAAACTCCCACAAATCCCCTCTTAAAGCTGGCTGACATTAAGGCAATATCCGAGATTGCACATGAGAGGAATATAATCGTGGTAGTGGATAATACATTTGCGAGTCCATACTTCCAGAATCCCCTTGACTTAGGTGCAGATATAGTCCTCCATAGTGTTACCAAGTATCTCAGCGGGCACTCCGACGTTGTGGGTGGAGCGGTTATGCTAAACGACGATGAGCTTTATGAAAAGCTAAAGTTCCACCAGAACGCAGTGGGTGCAATTTTGTCACCCTTTGACTCTTGGCTCGTTATGAGGGGGATTAAGACACTCGCCGTCAGGATGGAGAGGCACGAGAAAAACGCTATGAGAATTGCAGAGTATCTAGAAGAGCATCCGCTGGTTGAGAAAGTTTACTATCCTGGTTTACCGTCGCATCCACAGCATGAACTCGCAAAGAGGCAGATGCGTGGCTTTGGTGGAATGCTCTCATTCGAACTCAAAGGGGGGCTGAAGGAGGCAGTGAAATTCGTGGAGAGCCTCGAAATCTTTGCGCTGGCTGAAAGCCTCGGTGGGGTGGAATCCCTAATCGAGCTCCCGGCTTTGATGACCCATGCATCACTTCCAAAAGAGGAGAGGGAGAAAGTTGGCATAAAGGACTCCCTTATCAGGGTCTCAGTTGGAATAGAAGATGTTGAGGATCTAATTGAGGACCTGGAGAGAGGCTTTGAGGCGGTGAGAAGATTATACTGA
- a CDS encoding PLP-dependent cysteine synthase family protein: MAGNYTKMGIYDNITQTIGRTPLVRLKRIESYFNVKNELYAKVEFFNPGGSIKDRIAKYMIEGAKKEGKIAEGAVIIEPTSGNTGVGLALVAAVEGYKTVFTMPTKMSPEKELLLKALGAFVIRTPTAVAPSDPNSYYKVAEVVRNLIWKKKKPVSRGELKEIVDYVQRLVDEGRLEELKAILEEEVEETPYAYIPNQYFNRYNPIAHYETTAKEIWEQTGGDLDYLFAGIGTGGTITGIGRYLKKKRDVKIVGVDPVGSIYHLIKKGMRLEEALKKAHPYLVEGIGEDLLPEIVDLSLIDDIVVVNDQEAFAMTRLLAKREGILAGGSSGAALYGAIKYLKENGIEGKKVVIIFPDTGRNYLTKIFNDNWLLENGFEIYDEKILEGLR, translated from the coding sequence ATGGCAGGAAATTACACAAAAATGGGTATCTACGATAATATAACACAAACTATCGGAAGGACACCATTGGTAAGGCTCAAGAGAATAGAGAGCTACTTTAATGTCAAAAATGAGCTCTACGCCAAAGTAGAGTTCTTTAACCCCGGCGGCAGCATAAAGGACAGGATAGCCAAGTACATGATCGAAGGTGCTAAAAAAGAGGGAAAGATAGCTGAAGGAGCCGTTATAATTGAACCTACCTCCGGGAACACGGGAGTCGGTTTGGCGTTAGTTGCGGCGGTCGAGGGGTACAAAACAGTGTTCACGATGCCGACTAAAATGAGCCCGGAGAAGGAGCTCCTCCTCAAAGCCCTAGGCGCCTTTGTAATCAGAACCCCAACAGCCGTTGCTCCAAGTGACCCCAATTCGTACTACAAAGTCGCTGAGGTCGTGAGGAACTTAATCTGGAAAAAGAAAAAGCCAGTGAGCAGGGGGGAACTTAAGGAGATAGTCGACTATGTGCAGAGGCTCGTTGATGAGGGAAGGCTTGAGGAGTTAAAGGCCATTCTTGAAGAGGAAGTTGAGGAAACACCCTATGCTTACATCCCCAACCAGTATTTCAACAGATACAACCCAATAGCCCACTATGAAACAACAGCTAAAGAAATCTGGGAGCAGACTGGGGGAGATTTGGACTACCTTTTTGCCGGAATAGGTACTGGAGGGACGATAACGGGAATTGGACGCTATCTAAAGAAGAAGAGAGACGTTAAGATAGTAGGCGTTGATCCGGTTGGCTCGATATACCACCTTATAAAGAAAGGAATGAGACTGGAAGAGGCCCTTAAAAAAGCCCATCCCTACTTAGTTGAAGGAATTGGGGAGGATTTGCTCCCGGAGATCGTTGACTTGAGCTTGATTGATGACATAGTTGTCGTCAACGACCAGGAGGCTTTTGCAATGACGCGTCTTCTGGCAAAAAGGGAAGGAATACTTGCGGGAGGCTCTTCGGGGGCGGCCCTTTATGGGGCAATAAAGTACCTCAAGGAGAATGGGATAGAAGGAAAGAAAGTCGTCATAATATTCCCGGACACTGGGAGGAACTATCTGACGAAAATTTTCAACGATAACTGGCTTCTTGAGAACGGCTTTGAAATATATGATGAAAAAATTCTGGAGGGATTGAGATGA